A stretch of DNA from Methylobacterium sp. CB376:
GCCAGGGCGAGAGGAAGCTCTACCGGGCCGTGCGCGAGATCGCCCGCACCTACGCGCCCCCGGCGATTTTCGTCTACTCCACCTGCGTCACCGCCCTGATCGGCGACGACATCGAGGCGGTCTGCGCCAAGGCCTCCGAGACCTGCGGGCTGCCGGTGATCCCCGTGAACGCGCCGGGCTTCGTCGGCTCGAAGAATCTCGGCAACAAGCTCGCCGGCGAGGCGCTGCTCGACCACGTCATCGGCACGGTCGAGCCCGACGACGTCGGCCCCACCGACATCAACATCCTGGGCGAGTTCAACCTCGCGGGCGAGTTCTGGGCGGTGCGCCCGCTCTTCGAGCGGCTCGGCATCCGCATCCGCGCCTGCATCCCGGGCGACGCGCGCTACCGCGAGGTCGCGGCCGCCCACACGGCGCGGGCGACGATGATGGAATGCTCGACCGCCCTCATCAATCTCGCGCGCAAGATGGAGGAGCGCTGGGGCATCCCCTTCTTCGAGGGCTCCTTCTACGGCATCTCCGACACCTCGGACGCCCTGCGCCAGACCGCCCGGCTGCTGGTCGGGCGGGGCGCGCCCTCCGACCTCCTCGACCGCACCGAGGCCCTGATCGCCGAGGAGGAGGCCCGGGCCTGGGCGCGGCTGGAGGCGTTCCGGCCGCGGCTCCAGGGCAAGCGGGTCCTGCTCAACACCGGCGGGGTCAAGTCGTGGTCGGTGGTGGCGGCGCTGATGGAGATCGGCGTCGAGATCGTCGGCACCTCGGTCAAGAAGTCGACCGCCGAGGACAAGGAGCGGATCAAGCAGCTCCTGAAGGACGAGAACCACATGTTCGAGAGCATGGCCCCGCGCGACCTCTACGCGAAGCTGGCCTCGCACGAGGCCGACATCATGCTGTCGGGCGGGCGGACGCAGTTCATCGCGCTCAAGGCGAAGATGCCCTGGCTCGACATCAACCAGGAGCGGCATGTCGCGTATGCGGGCTACGACGGCATGGTGGAGCTCGTCCGGCGCATCGACCTCGCTCTCTCGAACCCGATCTGGGCCGACCTGCGCGATCCCGCGCCCTGGGACGCCGAGGGGCGGCTGACCGCGGCCGGGGCGGCCCCGCGCGCGGAGCCCGGCCGGGATCCCGCCGCGGATCCCACCTTCCTGGCCCATCACCGCAGGAAGTTCGCCGGTGCGGGCGCCGACGACATGGCCGAGTGCTGAGGAGGACGCCGTGAATCCGGTCACCCCGCTCGCCAAGGCGGTCGCCACCAACCCGCTGAAATCCTCCCAGCCCCTCGGCGCGGCCCTGGCCTTCCTGGGCATCGAGGGCGCCATGCCGCTCTTCCACGGCTCGCAGGGCTGCACCTCCTTCGCGCTCGTCCTGCTGGTGCGGCACTTCAAGGAGACGGTCCCGCTCCAGACCACCGCGATGGACGAGGTCGCCACGGTGCTCGGCGGCGCCGACCACCTGGAGGAGGCGATCCTCACCCTCAAGACCCGCACCGGGCCGAGCCTGATCGGCATCTGCACCACGGCGCTGGTCGAGACGCGCGGCGAGGATTTCTCCGGCGACCTCGCCCTGATCCGCGGGCGCCACGCCGAGACCCTCGGCGAGACCGAGCTGGTCCTCGCCCAGACGCCGGACTTCGCCGGCGCCATGGAGGAGGGCTGGGCCAAGGCGGTCTGCGCCACCATCGCGCAGGTCGTGCCGGAGGCCGAAAGCCGCGTCGCCGCCCTCAACCGGATCAACATCCTGCCGGGCCAGCACCACACGGTGGCGGATGTCGAGTTCCTGCGCGAGAGCGCGCTCGCCTTCGGGCTCGAACCGGTGATCCTGCCCGACATCGCCGGCTCCCTCGACGGCACGGTGCCGGCGCGCTGGATCCCGACGAGCTACGGCGGCACGCCGGTCGCGGCGATCCGCGGCATGGGCCGGGCCCTGCACACGATCGCGCTCGCCGAGCACGTGCGCGGGGCGGCCGCCCTGCTCGAGGCCCGCACCGGCGTGCCCTTCACGGTCCTCGACACGCTGACCGGCCTCAAGGCGGCGGACCGCTACGTCGCGCTCCTCGCCTCCCTCTCGGGCAAGCCGGTCCCGGCCGCCCTGCGGCGGCGGCGCAGCCAGCTCGAGGACGCGCTCCTCGACGGGCATTTCCACATCGGCGGCCTGCGGGTGGCGATCGCGGCCGAGCCGGACCTGCTCTACGGGCTCGCCAGCTTCTTCGCCGGGCTCGGCGCCACCGTCGCGCTCGCCGTGACCACCACGGGCGACAGTCCGATCCTCGCCCGGGTCCCGGCCGAGACGGTGGTGGTCGGCGATCTCGGCGATCTCGAGGCCCGGGCGTCGGGCTGCGACCTCCTCGTCACCCACAGCCATGGGCGCCAGGCCTCCGAGCGCCTCGGCATCCCGCTGATGCGGGTGGGCTTCCCGATCTTCGACCGGCTCGGCTCCCCGCACCGGCTCTCGATCGGCCACGAGGGCACCCGCGACCTGATCTTCGAGGTGGCGAACCTGGTCCAGGCCAACCGCCGCGAGCCCACCCCCCAATCCCTCAATCCGTTCCGTGACCGGGGAGAATCCCATGACGGCCTTGCGCAGATTGCGGCTCGTTGAGAGCGAGGAGCCGGCGGAGCAGGCCGCCGGCCCAGCCTTGCGCGTCGCCATCGCCACCCAGGACCTGAAGAGCCTCAACGCCCATTTCGGCTCGGCGCGGCGCTTCGCGCTCTACGACGTGACCGTGCGGGGCTGGAGCTTCGTCGAGGCGGTCACCTTCGAGGAGGTCTCCGACGAGGGCGGCCGGCACCGGACCGACGGCGACGACCGCATCACCCCGAAGGTCGAGGCCCTGCGCGGCTGCCACCTGCTGTTCTGCCTCGCGATCGGCGGCCCCTCCGCCGCCAAGGTCGTCACGGCGAAGATCCACCCGATCAAGATCGCGCAGGCGCAGCCGATCGAGGCCGTGCTGGAGCGCACCCGCGCCATGCTGGCGGGCGCGCCCCCGCCCTGGCTGCGCAAGGTGCTGGCCGCGTCCGGCGCGACCGCCCCCGAACCCTCCTTCGCCGACGACGAGGACTGATCCGCCGGTCGGACGATCACGTCCGGACAGCATCTGACAAGCCCGCGCGGCGCCTGAACGAAGCCGAAATCCGCTTGGCGAAGCAATCCGTCGGATTTCGTCTGACAAGCCCGCGCGGCGCGTGAGCGAAGCCGAAATCCGCATGGCGAAGCAATCCGTCGGATTTCGGTTGATCCGATCGCCGATGGCGACCGCACGACCCCGGAGAGACCGACCATGTCCGAGACCGCCACCCTGGAGCGCGCCCCCGAGGAGGCCGCCCTCGCCACCCCCTTCCTCACCGCCCTGGTGCGGCTGCTGCGCGCCCAGGACAGCTACGGCGCCTGGGAGAAGAAGCCGGACGCCCAGCTCCTGCGGGACTTCATCGTCTCGAAGGAGCAGCGCCGCCAGATCCCGATCATGGGCGATCCCGACCCGGACGTGCTGTGGCGGGTCGAGCTGTTCTACACGGCGGTGGGCCTCGCCGTGGAGGCGCGCGCCGGGCTGATCGCCAGCCCGATGATGAAGATGAGCCACGAGGGTTTCGGCCGCGTGCTGCTCACGGCGGGCCGGCTCATCGTCCTCAACAAGTACCTGCGCGACGTGCACCGCTTCGGCTTCGAGAGCCTCGCCAAGCTCGCCGAGGCCGGCGGCAGGGCGATCGACGAGGCGGCCGCCATGATCGCGGCCCATCCCGACGTCGCCCGCATCTGACGGAGGCCGGCATGTCCGACATCGAGACCCTCAAGGCCGAGATCAAGAAGCTGTCGTCCCGGTCCGTCACCGCCAAGATGAACCTGCACGACCTCTCGGAGGACCTGCCCACCAACTGGCAGTCGATCCTGCGCGTGGCGCAGGAGACCTACGACGCGTTCCAGGCCCTCGACGCGGCGCGCCGCGCCCTCAAGGCCGCCGAGGCCTGATCCCCGGGGCGGCCGCGGGCCGCCCTCCCCCCGGTTGAGAAGGAGCCCCGCCATGGCCTTCACGACGCGCGACGGCCGCGCCTGGATGCCGGATTACCTGGTCGCCATCGACGCCAAGACCTGCATCGGCTGCGGCCGCTGCTACAAGGTGTGCTCGCGCGACGTGATGCACCTGTTCGGCGTCGGGGCGGAGAACGCGCTCCTCGGCCGGGTCGGCGACGAGGACGACGACGAGTTCGACGGGAAACTGGTGCGCAAGGTCATGGTGGTGGACGAGGCGGGCGCCTGCATCGGCTGCGGCGCCTGCGCCCGGGTCTGCCCCAAGGCCTGCCAGACCCACGTTCCGGCCGACCGGATCGCGGCCTGAGCCATGGCCGCGCCCGGATACGCCGCCCTGATGGCGGGCCAGGAGGCGGCCCGCCCGTCCGCCGACCCGTTCGACGCGCATCTCTTCGCCTGCGCGCTCGCGCTCTGCGCCGCGGAGGCGGCGCATCGGGGCGAGAGCCTCGCCGCCCGGCTCGGCCTCGGGCCGGAGGATCTCGCCGCCCTGGAGGCCCGGTTCTTCGCACCCGGCGCCCTGGCGCCCGGCACCCTGGCGCCCGGCACCCTGGCGCGCAGCGGGACCGCACGGCCCGATCCGGGCGAGGAGGAGGCGATGGTCCGCGACCTCCTCCTCGCGCACCGCGCCGGGCGCGGCCCGGAGGAGGCGTGGCTCGCCGCGATCGTGGCCCGCCGGGCGATGGAGCCCGATCACCTCTGGCAGGATCTCGGCCTGCAGGCCCGCTCAGAATTGTCGCGCCTGATGGCGCGGCACTTCCCGGCGCTCGCGGCGGGGAACGACCGCAACATGAAGTGGAAGAAGTACCTCTACCGCCGCCTGTGCGAGGCGGAGGGCTTCGTCCTCTGCACGGCGCCGAGCTGCGGCGTCTGCGCGGATTTCGGATCCTGCTTCGGCGACGAGAGCGGGGAGAGCCGGATGGCGCAGCGGCGCCGGGCGGCCGACCATGCCCTTGCCGCGCCGTGAGCGGGCCGCCCCCTTGCGCTGCCTCAAGGCGCGGCGCGGCGGGCGGGGCGATCCTGGCTCTGCCGGCGGCCTGCCTCCGGTCGCGCCCGGGCGGCCCCGCCCCGCGGCCGCGCGAATGAACCCCGTCCTCTCGGAGCCGAGCCCCGATGATCGTCTGCTCCTGCAACGTCCTGTCGGATACGGCGGTGCGGGCCTGCGCGGCCGACAGCGCCCTCACGCCCGCCGGCGTCTTCCGCGCCCTCGGCTGCCGCATCCGCTGCGGGCGCTGCGCGAAGACGATCCGGGCCATCCTGACGAACCGGGAGGTCGGTCCGGGCGCCCTCCCCTCCTGCGACGGGCGCTGCTGCGCCGCCCGCGACACGGCGGCCTGGATCAACCAGGGAAGCCTCGCGGCGATGGCCGCCGCGACGGCGCAGGCCCCGCCGCGCTGAACGCCGCCCGCCGCCCGGCGGCGGTCCCTTCGGCGCGGCGGGGAAGATCTCGGGCCGCGCGTCCTTCTCTCGGGAGAGCCCATGAGCACCTCGACGCCGTGTTCCTCTGCCGGCGCGGAGCGCGGCGCGCGCGCCGCGGAGCGGGGCGCCGGCCGCACGCTCCTCCTCACCGGGGCGAGCCGCGGCATCGGCCACGCCACCGTCAAGATCTTCGCCGAGGCGGGCTGGCGCGTGATCACCTGCGCGCGCCGGCCCTTCGACCCGAATTGCCCCTGGGAATCGGGCCGGATCGACCATGTCCCGGTCGATCTCGCCGATCCGGCGGCCACCGGCCGCGCGGTCGCGCGCGTGAAGGAGCTGATTGGCGACGGGCCCCTCCACGCGCTCGTGAACAATGCCGGCATCTCGCCCAAGACCCCGGCCGGCGGGCGGCTGTCCTCGGTCGACACGCCGCTGCAGACCTGGATGGACGTCTTCCACGTCAACTTCCTGGCGCCGGTGATCCTGGCGCGCGGGCTGCTCGACAACCTGGTGGCGGCGGGCGGCTCGATCGTGAACCTGACCTCGATCGCGGGGACGCGGGTGCATCCCTTCGCGGGCGCGGCCTACGCGACCTCGAAGGCCGCCCTGTCCTGCCTGACCCGCGAGATGGCCTTCGACTTCGCGCCCTACGGCGTGCGGGTGAACGCCATCGCGCCCGGGGAGATCCGCACCGAGATCCTCTCGGCCGAGACCGAGGCGCATCTCGCGCCGACCATCCCGATGCGCCGCATCGGCACGCCCGCCGAGGTGGCCTCGGTGATCTACTTCCTGTGCTCGCAGCACGCGAGCTACGTCACCGGCGAGGAGGTGCAGATCAACGGCGGCCAGCACGTGTAGGATCTCAACTCGTTCGGCTTGAGCGTGTGGAGGGCGGCCGAGGGTGGAAAGCGGCCGTCGGGCCGCCAGTTCGGCGAGAGCGGCCACTGCGTTTGTCAAGTTTGCGAACCGGGGATCGTCGGACTATGAACCGGTGACAAAGGCCGCGCCTTGGTCCTCGCCTCCTCGGGAGTGACCAACCGAGCAATCGCTTCTTGGAGCGACCATGCAATCACCAGTGCCGTTCGCTCGTGGCCGCTTTCCAGCAACACCCGAGCCTCCGCGATGCCGGACGCCAGCTCACTTGCCGTTGGAGCGGATAAATCCGGCCTAACTTCGACGGGTGGCGATACGTAGAAAACTCGGAACTCCCAGCCTTTCTGGGCTTCGACCAAGTTCGCAATTTTGGCCAGGCTCTGTCTTTGCGATTCGTGCCGGCGCGCCTCTGATGTACACCCGCCGCGATCTCGGCGACGCGAGCCTTGGCAACGGCTTCGTCGCGCTTGCGTCCCTCAGGATGCCAGTGAACGAGATCGAGGTCGTAGACCGGCAGACGCCGAGTCTTCCCCAAGCGCTCGGCCAGCGTACTCTTGCCCGAGCCGCTGTTGCCGATGACGACCGCAACGTGCGGAAGGAGGATGAACCATTCCTCACCCTCGCACGGCCACGCTCCGCTTTCCGCCGAGGCTGTGCCACCGAGGCTGTGTGAAAATGCAGAGGCTGTAGAAGGATCTCCCCTCGCACACCCTGATGGCAGCAGCGCAGAAGATTGTTCTACAATTTCGGGGCGCGCCCAAGTTTTTCACACAGCCTGCACCCTCAGCAGCCATCCGCACGGTCAAGCTGATTGGGTTTTGACCCTAAGCCGTCCAGAACGTCCTACTTCTCCCATAAGTCGAAAAACGAATAAGAGTCCATCGTTTTTATTCTCTTGCCAATCTTAGATTGTGGGGCACCATATCCCTCAAATTCTAATAGGAGCGACCCAAGGC
This window harbors:
- the nifE gene encoding nitrogenase iron-molybdenum cofactor biosynthesis protein NifE; the encoded protein is MLKDKIADVFNEPGCEKNQAKGAKERKKGCTKPLTPGAAAGGCAFDGAKIVLQPITDVAHLIHAPLACEGNSWDNRGAGSSGSDLWRRSFTTDLTELDVVMGQGERKLYRAVREIARTYAPPAIFVYSTCVTALIGDDIEAVCAKASETCGLPVIPVNAPGFVGSKNLGNKLAGEALLDHVIGTVEPDDVGPTDINILGEFNLAGEFWAVRPLFERLGIRIRACIPGDARYREVAAAHTARATMMECSTALINLARKMEERWGIPFFEGSFYGISDTSDALRQTARLLVGRGAPSDLLDRTEALIAEEEARAWARLEAFRPRLQGKRVLLNTGGVKSWSVVAALMEIGVEIVGTSVKKSTAEDKERIKQLLKDENHMFESMAPRDLYAKLASHEADIMLSGGRTQFIALKAKMPWLDINQERHVAYAGYDGMVELVRRIDLALSNPIWADLRDPAPWDAEGRLTAAGAAPRAEPGRDPAADPTFLAHHRRKFAGAGADDMAEC
- a CDS encoding nitrogen fixation protein NifQ, encoding MAAPGYAALMAGQEAARPSADPFDAHLFACALALCAAEAAHRGESLAARLGLGPEDLAALEARFFAPGALAPGTLAPGTLARSGTARPDPGEEEAMVRDLLLAHRAGRGPEEAWLAAIVARRAMEPDHLWQDLGLQARSELSRLMARHFPALAAGNDRNMKWKKYLYRRLCEAEGFVLCTAPSCGVCADFGSCFGDESGESRMAQRRRAADHALAAP
- the fdxB gene encoding ferredoxin III, nif-specific; this translates as MAFTTRDGRAWMPDYLVAIDAKTCIGCGRCYKVCSRDVMHLFGVGAENALLGRVGDEDDDEFDGKLVRKVMVVDEAGACIGCGACARVCPKACQTHVPADRIAA
- a CDS encoding NifX-associated nitrogen fixation protein, translating into MSETATLERAPEEAALATPFLTALVRLLRAQDSYGAWEKKPDAQLLRDFIVSKEQRRQIPIMGDPDPDVLWRVELFYTAVGLAVEARAGLIASPMMKMSHEGFGRVLLTAGRLIVLNKYLRDVHRFGFESLAKLAEAGGRAIDEAAAMIAAHPDVARI
- a CDS encoding SDR family NAD(P)-dependent oxidoreductase, encoding MSTSTPCSSAGAERGARAAERGAGRTLLLTGASRGIGHATVKIFAEAGWRVITCARRPFDPNCPWESGRIDHVPVDLADPAATGRAVARVKELIGDGPLHALVNNAGISPKTPAGGRLSSVDTPLQTWMDVFHVNFLAPVILARGLLDNLVAAGGSIVNLTSIAGTRVHPFAGAAYATSKAALSCLTREMAFDFAPYGVRVNAIAPGEIRTEILSAETEAHLAPTIPMRRIGTPAEVASVIYFLCSQHASYVTGEEVQINGGQHV
- the nifX gene encoding nitrogen fixation protein NifX, producing the protein MTALRRLRLVESEEPAEQAAGPALRVAIATQDLKSLNAHFGSARRFALYDVTVRGWSFVEAVTFEEVSDEGGRHRTDGDDRITPKVEALRGCHLLFCLAIGGPSAAKVVTAKIHPIKIAQAQPIEAVLERTRAMLAGAPPPWLRKVLAASGATAPEPSFADDED
- a CDS encoding (2Fe-2S)-binding protein yields the protein MIVCSCNVLSDTAVRACAADSALTPAGVFRALGCRIRCGRCAKTIRAILTNREVGPGALPSCDGRCCAARDTAAWINQGSLAAMAAATAQAPPR
- a CDS encoding CCE_0567 family metalloprotein translates to MSDIETLKAEIKKLSSRSVTAKMNLHDLSEDLPTNWQSILRVAQETYDAFQALDAARRALKAAEA
- the nifN gene encoding nitrogenase iron-molybdenum cofactor biosynthesis protein NifN; the protein is MNPVTPLAKAVATNPLKSSQPLGAALAFLGIEGAMPLFHGSQGCTSFALVLLVRHFKETVPLQTTAMDEVATVLGGADHLEEAILTLKTRTGPSLIGICTTALVETRGEDFSGDLALIRGRHAETLGETELVLAQTPDFAGAMEEGWAKAVCATIAQVVPEAESRVAALNRINILPGQHHTVADVEFLRESALAFGLEPVILPDIAGSLDGTVPARWIPTSYGGTPVAAIRGMGRALHTIALAEHVRGAAALLEARTGVPFTVLDTLTGLKAADRYVALLASLSGKPVPAALRRRRSQLEDALLDGHFHIGGLRVAIAAEPDLLYGLASFFAGLGATVALAVTTTGDSPILARVPAETVVVGDLGDLEARASGCDLLVTHSHGRQASERLGIPLMRVGFPIFDRLGSPHRLSIGHEGTRDLIFEVANLVQANRREPTPQSLNPFRDRGESHDGLAQIAAR